In Kangiella profundi, one DNA window encodes the following:
- the apaG gene encoding Co2+/Mg2+ efflux protein ApaG, whose product MTQEYQFQISVQTQYIEEQSEPENERYVFAYTIQITNTGSHGATLNARHWVITDANGEVTEVKGQGVVGEQPYIAPGKSYEYSSGAVLNTPIGTMQGSYQMETDSGTQFDTPIPVFSLAAPGALH is encoded by the coding sequence ATGACTCAAGAATACCAATTTCAGATTAGCGTTCAGACACAATATATTGAAGAACAGTCCGAGCCAGAGAACGAACGCTATGTTTTTGCCTACACCATCCAGATCACCAATACTGGCTCTCATGGTGCTACATTGAATGCCCGCCACTGGGTAATTACCGATGCCAACGGCGAAGTCACCGAAGTCAAAGGTCAGGGCGTAGTCGGCGAACAGCCCTATATTGCCCCCGGCAAAAGCTACGAATACTCGAGTGGTGCAGTTCTTAATACTCCAATCGGCACCATGCAGGGCAGCTATCAGATGGAAACCGATAGCGGCACCCAATTTGATACACCGATCCCTGTATTTAGCCTTGCGGCTCCCGGAGCACTGCACTAG
- a CDS encoding NADH-quinone oxidoreductase subunit L yields the protein MSFFVASGLALAAIFFIGFIVSYLPGRHHWLIARATAFLALLVSIGYPLIEWLITGQTPALIPVLMGLLVALLGWVIIGYSSRYLEGESRERMFVHAILFTIACVFTLISTTHLLILAVAWTGTSISLHYLLTFYRERKAAQVVAHKKFIVSRLGEVALGVALILIYLELDTLSINTIAASLSVMNELTLPLQFAAVLFALAAVLKTAQLPLHGWIIQVMEAPTPVSALMHAGVVNIGGYVLITMATLINMSIPAQLLLVVVGSITAVLAGWVMMTRISIKVRLAWSTCAQMGFMLMEIGLGLYELAFLHLIAHSIYKGHAFLAAGDAVKQAEHKDYLPSWAEPKGIIMSLLVATALIIASLLIWQWLLPTFLLASEIIVILVFALAPLLWYQKTFSAKLFTLGTVRVLGIANLYYAWHLVFSQIMPSAASDNLPQLIWIIFSFGLLYFAQIAVIKYSNSRLLRVCFPWIYNGFYLDETFTRLTFKIWPLKLSPVQAETKVNRRINSSGESA from the coding sequence ATGTCTTTTTTTGTAGCCAGCGGGTTAGCATTAGCTGCAATCTTCTTTATCGGATTTATTGTTAGCTATCTCCCTGGCAGACATCATTGGCTTATTGCTAGAGCTACGGCTTTTCTGGCTCTATTGGTCAGTATTGGTTACCCCCTTATCGAATGGCTAATAACCGGCCAAACGCCTGCTCTAATTCCGGTTCTCATGGGGTTGCTGGTAGCATTGCTGGGCTGGGTGATTATTGGTTACTCCTCCCGTTATCTTGAGGGAGAATCCCGAGAGCGGATGTTTGTCCACGCGATTCTTTTTACCATCGCCTGTGTCTTTACTCTGATTTCAACCACTCACCTTCTCATTCTGGCCGTCGCCTGGACGGGCACCAGCATCAGTCTGCACTACCTGCTAACCTTTTATCGTGAGCGCAAAGCGGCACAGGTGGTCGCACATAAAAAATTTATTGTCAGTCGTCTTGGCGAAGTTGCCTTAGGCGTCGCATTGATTCTGATTTATCTTGAGCTTGATACTCTTTCTATTAATACGATTGCAGCATCTCTATCGGTTATGAATGAACTGACGCTCCCATTACAGTTTGCGGCAGTGCTGTTTGCCCTTGCAGCGGTTCTTAAAACGGCACAGCTTCCGCTTCATGGCTGGATCATTCAGGTGATGGAAGCACCAACGCCTGTTTCTGCATTAATGCATGCGGGTGTCGTCAATATCGGCGGTTATGTTCTGATTACCATGGCCACTCTAATCAATATGTCGATCCCGGCGCAGCTACTATTGGTGGTGGTAGGCAGTATTACGGCAGTACTGGCTGGCTGGGTCATGATGACTCGTATCAGTATTAAAGTCAGACTGGCCTGGTCAACTTGCGCACAGATGGGCTTCATGCTGATGGAAATCGGTCTTGGTCTTTATGAACTGGCCTTCCTTCACCTCATCGCTCACTCTATTTACAAAGGCCATGCATTTCTGGCGGCCGGCGACGCGGTAAAACAGGCCGAACACAAAGATTACCTTCCTTCCTGGGCTGAGCCAAAAGGCATCATTATGTCTTTACTGGTGGCGACTGCTTTGATTATTGCCTCATTACTGATCTGGCAATGGCTATTACCAACCTTTTTACTGGCCTCGGAAATCATCGTAATTCTGGTCTTTGCGTTGGCACCTTTGCTCTGGTATCAAAAAACTTTCTCCGCAAAATTATTTACACTCGGAACAGTGAGAGTCTTAGGTATAGCAAACCTATATTATGCCTGGCACCTTGTTTTCAGCCAGATCATGCCGTCAGCGGCCAGCGATAATTTACCGCAGTTAATCTGGATTATTTTTAGCTTCGGACTCCTTTATTTCGCCCAGATTGCGGTCATCAAGTATTCAAACAGTCGGTTATTAAGAGTCTGCTTCCCGTGGATTTATAACGGCTTCTATCTTGATGAAACCTTTACCCGCCTGACCTTCAAAATCTGGCCGTTAAAACTCAGTCCGGTGCAGGCCGAAACCAAAGTGAACCGTCGCATCAATTCCTCAGGAGAAAGCGCATGA
- a CDS encoding YicC/YloC family endoribonuclease translates to MVRSMTAFARQQVATEWGNVTWEIKSVNQRFLEPNFRMPETFRHLEFSLREVLRKQLSRGKLDCTLRVEMDSKSAGKIKLDQEMAQQLLTAHEELQVLAQDNQSPDLTQLLRWPGILQQEEADTDTMEQDVRNAFEEAVKQLITVREREGAALAEMIEQRLAGIGVEVDKVSEQMPQVMQWQRDKLLNRFKEAEVELDPERLEQELVFLAQKLDVAEELDRLKTHVIEAQRMLKKGGPIGRRLDFLMQEFNREANTLGSKSINADITASAVEIKVLIEQMREQVQNIE, encoded by the coding sequence ATGGTTAGAAGCATGACAGCCTTCGCTCGCCAGCAAGTGGCGACCGAGTGGGGCAACGTAACCTGGGAAATAAAATCCGTAAATCAGCGATTCCTTGAACCTAATTTCAGGATGCCGGAAACCTTCCGTCATCTTGAGTTCTCGCTACGTGAAGTACTGCGTAAACAACTCAGCCGTGGCAAGCTCGACTGCACTCTGCGCGTTGAAATGGACTCGAAAAGTGCCGGCAAGATCAAACTGGATCAGGAAATGGCCCAACAGCTGCTTACCGCTCATGAGGAACTTCAGGTTCTGGCGCAGGACAATCAATCGCCGGATCTGACTCAGCTACTTCGTTGGCCTGGTATTTTGCAGCAGGAAGAAGCTGACACAGATACCATGGAGCAGGACGTGCGCAATGCCTTTGAAGAGGCAGTGAAACAACTAATCACCGTTCGTGAACGTGAAGGTGCGGCGTTAGCAGAGATGATTGAGCAGCGTCTGGCTGGTATTGGTGTTGAAGTGGATAAAGTGTCCGAACAGATGCCACAGGTCATGCAATGGCAGCGTGATAAATTACTCAATCGTTTTAAAGAAGCCGAAGTGGAATTAGATCCTGAGCGTCTCGAGCAGGAGCTGGTTTTCCTGGCGCAGAAACTGGATGTTGCAGAAGAACTTGATCGCCTTAAAACCCACGTCATAGAAGCTCAACGTATGCTCAAGAAAGGTGGGCCAATTGGGCGACGCCTGGATTTCCTGATGCAGGAGTTTAACCGTGAAGCGAACACGCTTGGTTCAAAATCCATAAATGCAGACATTACTGCCAGCGCCGTTGAGATCAAAGTACTCATTGAGCAGATGCGTGAGCAGGTTCAGAATATCGAATAA
- a CDS encoding LysR family transcriptional regulator — MRNLNFHHLHYFWTVAKEGHLTRAAEKLNVSQSALSSQIRQLEGQLEHDLFLRQGRSLQLTEVGHVVLQYAESIFNLGSELMSVMKSGEHQQVQQIKIGAVATLSRNFQENFLRPVFGNADIKLELKSSNLEDLLNQLEVHKLDLVLSNRPVVSDSVTPWRCKLIDKQRVCLVGPKDSYLESLSFPKDLDKVKVLVPGPDSEIRTQFDLYCEEHGVLVTPYAEVDDMAMLRLLARDSGGVSVVPEVVVQDEIVSGKLKKYTTFSTVTESFYAITARRHFDLPIIKSLLGL, encoded by the coding sequence ATGCGAAATCTAAATTTTCATCATCTACACTACTTCTGGACTGTGGCGAAAGAAGGTCATCTGACTCGCGCGGCAGAAAAACTGAACGTTTCCCAGTCGGCGCTTTCCTCACAAATTCGTCAACTTGAAGGTCAGCTTGAACATGATCTCTTCTTGCGTCAAGGTCGCAGCCTACAGCTGACGGAGGTCGGCCACGTTGTGTTGCAATACGCGGAAAGCATATTCAATTTGGGCAGTGAGCTGATGTCGGTGATGAAAAGCGGTGAACATCAGCAGGTACAGCAAATTAAAATTGGAGCGGTGGCGACTCTCTCGCGGAACTTTCAGGAGAACTTCCTGCGGCCGGTATTTGGTAATGCAGATATTAAGCTGGAGTTAAAGTCATCGAATCTTGAGGATCTATTAAATCAGCTTGAAGTCCACAAGCTGGATCTAGTGTTATCCAATCGACCGGTGGTGTCGGATTCAGTAACTCCCTGGCGCTGTAAACTGATCGATAAACAAAGAGTCTGCCTGGTGGGGCCTAAGGATAGTTACCTCGAAAGTCTGTCTTTCCCGAAAGATTTGGATAAAGTAAAAGTGCTGGTTCCAGGACCGGACAGTGAGATTCGTACGCAGTTCGATCTTTACTGCGAGGAACACGGAGTTTTAGTAACCCCTTATGCAGAAGTTGATGATATGGCAATGCTGAGACTTTTAGCGAGGGATTCAGGAGGTGTATCGGTTGTGCCAGAAGTTGTGGTACAGGATGAGATAGTCAGCGGGAAATTGAAGAAATACACAACATTTTCGACAGTGACAGAGAGCTTTTATGCCATAACAGCTAGACGACATTTTGATTTGCCGATCATTAAATCATTGCTTGGCTTGTAA
- a CDS encoding nuclear transport factor 2 family protein, whose product MKFNLFRILVLLMSLAACTLVAKEHYPQDEKANQLTEAVNRLWTGLSHEADSGPDIKVLNDLFHDNAVITGIRQESNQSELSQLTKSDFLTRIDKVNPYSFTEIELDRITYLYDNWASVQSIALSERTQDGKTDTFKGINSIQLAYDGKHWKIISLFYALESQSPMKLEALEHTTNAPQ is encoded by the coding sequence ATGAAGTTTAACCTATTCAGAATACTCGTCTTACTAATGTCCTTGGCAGCTTGCACTCTTGTAGCCAAGGAGCACTATCCACAGGATGAAAAAGCCAATCAACTGACCGAAGCAGTAAATCGGTTATGGACTGGATTATCCCACGAAGCCGACAGTGGTCCCGACATAAAAGTATTAAATGATTTATTTCATGACAATGCTGTCATTACAGGGATAAGACAAGAGTCAAACCAAAGTGAATTGTCACAACTCACAAAGTCAGACTTTCTGACTCGAATCGATAAAGTTAATCCTTACTCGTTTACCGAGATAGAACTTGACCGCATAACCTACCTCTATGACAACTGGGCTTCTGTTCAAAGCATTGCGTTATCCGAAAGAACTCAGGATGGTAAAACTGATACTTTCAAGGGCATTAACTCGATTCAGCTGGCTTACGATGGTAAACACTGGAAAATTATTTCATTGTTCTATGCTTTGGAAAGCCAGTCACCCATGAAGCTTGAAGCTTTAGAGCACACTACTAACGCTCCTCAGTAG
- the rpoZ gene encoding DNA-directed RNA polymerase subunit omega → MARVTVQDAVEKVGNRFDLIMLAAKRARQIATGGHDPKVDWDNDKPTVVALREIEESLTTRETVEADERAAKREREQRPVLF, encoded by the coding sequence ATGGCACGTGTAACGGTACAAGATGCTGTTGAGAAAGTTGGTAATCGTTTTGATTTGATTATGTTAGCGGCAAAACGCGCTCGTCAGATCGCAACTGGTGGCCACGATCCAAAAGTGGATTGGGATAACGACAAACCAACGGTTGTTGCTTTACGTGAAATTGAAGAAAGCTTAACAACTCGTGAAACGGTTGAAGCAGACGAGCGCGCAGCAAAGCGCGAGCGTGAACAAAGACCAGTTCTGTTTTAA
- a CDS encoding L-threonylcarbamoyladenylate synthase, whose product MKTLRLDANKPKDVQLAGELLQAGELVAVPTETVYGLAADASTPEAVAKIFKAKGRPTDHPLITHIGSFEQLSRWAADIPEWVESLTKVFWPGPLTLIFERHSNAPDVITGGLPTIGIRMPAHPVLLGLLRDFNLAIAAPSANPYQKLSPTSAEQVLAGLDGKIAAVLDGGNCAVGTESTILKVGKDRAQILRSGPISAAYLAPYLTVPVVTPKKHQHAVSGNKKKHYQPSARIKILNREQIISNPLPECKTVGAILYSNSLESFRGHHLIQMPSDHQSYRQRFFSALFEMDGKGCDELWIEAPPTDAAWLDIWDRLTRAAQK is encoded by the coding sequence ATGAAAACGCTACGACTTGATGCAAACAAGCCCAAAGATGTTCAGCTTGCAGGAGAACTCCTGCAGGCTGGCGAGCTTGTTGCCGTCCCAACTGAAACCGTTTATGGACTGGCTGCCGATGCATCCACCCCTGAAGCAGTAGCCAAAATATTCAAGGCCAAGGGACGTCCGACGGATCACCCATTAATCACTCACATTGGCAGCTTCGAGCAATTATCTCGATGGGCAGCAGATATTCCAGAGTGGGTCGAGAGTCTGACAAAAGTATTCTGGCCAGGCCCTTTGACTCTGATTTTTGAGCGTCACTCAAACGCACCTGATGTTATCACCGGCGGCCTGCCAACCATTGGCATAAGAATGCCGGCACACCCCGTGTTACTTGGACTGCTTAGAGATTTTAATCTCGCAATTGCGGCACCATCAGCAAACCCCTATCAAAAACTCAGCCCCACCAGCGCTGAACAGGTTCTCGCTGGTCTTGATGGCAAAATTGCTGCGGTTCTCGATGGTGGGAACTGTGCGGTAGGCACCGAGTCCACAATATTGAAAGTGGGTAAAGACAGAGCCCAGATATTACGTTCAGGGCCAATATCCGCTGCCTATCTCGCACCCTATTTGACAGTGCCTGTTGTGACTCCCAAAAAGCACCAACATGCAGTCTCTGGCAACAAGAAAAAGCACTACCAGCCCAGCGCCAGAATTAAGATCCTAAATCGTGAGCAGATCATTTCAAACCCACTGCCAGAATGTAAAACTGTTGGCGCGATCTTATATTCAAATTCGCTGGAAAGTTTCCGCGGTCACCACCTGATCCAAATGCCAAGTGACCACCAGTCCTACCGTCAGCGGTTCTTTTCGGCATTATTCGAAATGGACGGCAAGGGCTGCGACGAACTGTGGATTGAAGCACCACCTACCGACGCAGCCTGGCTGGATATCTGGGATCGGTTAACCCGCGCAGCACAGAAGTAA
- a CDS encoding YbcC family protein produces MNNLQQQSETFERELDEAIQIATSSIAPSWPLDKMIAVNPYWPHLEQTFSETSHHLATLAGSPMAMPLFYYQQLWAEGKISRSHLQQAAQELDTDLTIEQLIDSLNGDDQLLTPVPLLCDTLDSQRDLQHKPAWCDAITHQVAQFCAAYFDKDQSDWNPSDPAPLYASWCHTLSDDHSISLLMQASRIPRAARQLEENPRKQIEIALLKLDIPKQNWADYLQAVMYRISGWAAWCAYLKWQAQLQGNDDDNLLQLLAIRLTWEMLIDDGEREEGSIWHLWQTQWQGHFENYNAQHTTTKLVWQRAQEISYQQELAKTLQQYSASNNQQSQAVKIQAAFCIDVRSEVFRRHLENQSDDIETIGFAGFFGLPVSYHPLGTNAVRPQLPGLLAPQMVVTDTSGSASVDEVISRQRQTTLRSLSSWKSFLSLPGSAFNMVESLGISYVNTLLNRSRARNTHQAKPALGLNQRQAQQLRPRLQAELSQRIELAEGVLRGMGLTQNIAPVVLLVGHGSQTANNPQKAGLDCGACCGQTGEVNARALADILNDPEVRKGLHDKGLKLPEDTRFVAALHNTTTDQVSLFDADNLSAKAQEVLPTLKDALSEAGKACRAERAPALGLGKLTQKPEALQKAVIKRANDWAQTRPEWGLANNACFIVGRRSLTRNLDFKGRSFLHEYDASQDTDAGLLTQIMTAPMVVINWINMQYFASTVDNHRYGSGNKTLHNVVGGRIGVFEGNGGDLRIGLAMQSVHDGQQWRHEPLRTTVVIDAPQEHIEKVINEQPLVASLINNQWMHLARFEKGQLYFYNQGSWQAQSFSDDDPQAK; encoded by the coding sequence ATGAATAATCTTCAACAGCAAAGTGAAACCTTTGAGCGCGAACTGGACGAGGCGATTCAGATTGCGACCAGCAGCATAGCACCGAGCTGGCCACTGGATAAGATGATTGCTGTAAATCCCTATTGGCCTCACCTTGAGCAAACCTTCAGCGAGACGTCGCATCACCTGGCGACCCTGGCAGGGTCTCCAATGGCCATGCCACTTTTTTACTACCAGCAGTTATGGGCTGAAGGTAAGATCAGTCGGTCACACTTGCAGCAGGCAGCTCAGGAGCTGGATACCGATCTAACGATTGAGCAATTGATTGATTCCCTGAATGGCGATGATCAACTGCTCACTCCCGTGCCACTGTTATGCGATACATTGGACAGCCAACGCGATTTACAGCATAAACCCGCCTGGTGTGACGCCATCACCCATCAGGTAGCGCAATTTTGTGCAGCTTACTTCGATAAGGATCAATCCGACTGGAATCCAAGTGACCCAGCTCCGCTCTATGCCAGCTGGTGTCATACCTTAAGCGATGATCACAGTATCAGTTTATTGATGCAGGCCAGCAGAATCCCTAGAGCCGCCAGACAACTCGAAGAAAATCCTCGCAAGCAAATTGAGATTGCCTTGCTCAAGCTAGATATTCCCAAACAAAACTGGGCGGATTATCTGCAGGCGGTCATGTACCGCATCAGTGGCTGGGCTGCCTGGTGTGCTTACCTGAAATGGCAGGCACAATTACAGGGTAACGATGATGATAATCTGCTTCAATTACTGGCTATTCGCCTGACCTGGGAAATGCTGATCGATGATGGAGAGCGTGAAGAAGGCTCAATCTGGCATCTCTGGCAGACACAGTGGCAAGGCCATTTTGAAAACTATAATGCTCAACACACCACCACTAAGCTGGTATGGCAAAGAGCACAAGAAATCAGCTATCAGCAGGAACTGGCCAAAACCCTCCAGCAGTACTCGGCTTCAAACAATCAACAATCACAAGCAGTGAAGATTCAAGCAGCTTTCTGCATTGATGTGCGTTCGGAAGTTTTCCGACGCCACCTGGAAAATCAGTCAGATGATATTGAGACGATTGGTTTTGCCGGTTTTTTTGGCCTTCCAGTCAGCTACCATCCGCTAGGTACCAATGCTGTTCGACCGCAACTTCCAGGTTTGCTGGCTCCACAGATGGTGGTCACAGACACCAGCGGCTCTGCTTCTGTGGATGAAGTTATCAGTCGTCAACGACAAACAACTCTGCGCAGTCTTTCGAGCTGGAAATCATTCCTTTCTTTACCAGGCTCAGCATTTAACATGGTTGAAAGCCTTGGTATCAGCTATGTGAACACCCTGCTCAATCGTTCGAGAGCACGCAATACTCATCAGGCCAAACCGGCACTGGGTTTAAACCAACGCCAGGCGCAGCAACTTCGTCCGCGCTTACAGGCGGAGCTGTCGCAACGCATTGAGCTAGCCGAGGGCGTCCTCCGGGGTATGGGGTTAACGCAAAACATTGCACCGGTTGTTTTATTGGTTGGCCACGGTAGCCAGACAGCCAATAATCCGCAGAAAGCAGGCTTGGACTGTGGCGCCTGTTGTGGCCAGACTGGCGAGGTCAATGCTCGAGCCTTAGCCGATATCCTCAATGATCCCGAGGTACGTAAAGGTTTGCATGATAAAGGGCTTAAGCTGCCCGAAGACACTCGGTTTGTTGCCGCTCTGCATAACACCACAACAGACCAGGTCAGCCTGTTTGACGCAGACAATCTCAGCGCAAAAGCACAGGAAGTTCTACCAACTCTTAAAGATGCCTTGAGCGAGGCTGGCAAAGCCTGTCGAGCCGAACGTGCTCCGGCGCTTGGACTTGGCAAGTTAACTCAAAAACCTGAAGCACTGCAAAAGGCGGTTATCAAACGTGCCAATGACTGGGCGCAAACTCGTCCCGAATGGGGGCTGGCCAACAATGCCTGCTTTATCGTGGGACGACGCTCTCTGACCCGAAACCTGGATTTCAAGGGGCGATCATTTCTGCACGAGTATGATGCTTCGCAAGATACTGATGCCGGTCTGTTAACACAAATTATGACTGCTCCGATGGTCGTTATTAATTGGATCAATATGCAGTACTTTGCCTCGACCGTTGATAATCATCGCTATGGTAGCGGTAACAAAACACTACACAATGTGGTCGGCGGCCGCATCGGTGTATTCGAAGGCAATGGTGGCGATTTACGGATCGGCCTGGCCATGCAATCCGTTCATGATGGACAACAGTGGCGCCATGAGCCATTACGCACCACCGTAGTGATTGACGCACCACAGGAACACATTGAAAAGGTCATCAATGAGCAGCCCCTTGTTGCCTCTCTAATCAACAATCAATGGATGCACCTGGCTCGATTTGAGAAAGGCCAACTTTATTTCTATAACCAAGGCAGCTGGCAAGCCCAGTCGTTTTCTGATGACGACCCGCAGGCTAAATGA
- a CDS encoding symmetrical bis(5'-nucleosyl)-tetraphosphatase produces the protein MATYAIGDIQGCYDEFRLLLKKIQFNPAHDTLWLAGDLVNRGPKSLEVLQFAYEHQDVCQLVLGNHDLSMLASFYTKAKLPKKSDLHTIFAADNIKKVMKWLRKQPMAIYDKNLNALMTHAGVPPQWGLKTTLACAYELEEVLAKKASAKDFFKHMYGNKPALWSNKLEGIERLRYITNALTRMRFVHHDGTLDFKSKSSPGKQAKGLFPWYEMTEIGHQTRLVFGHWAALNGKCPIPNLHALDTGCVWGNKLTALRLEDEKRFSVKAL, from the coding sequence ATGGCGACTTACGCAATCGGTGATATTCAAGGTTGTTACGACGAATTCCGCCTGCTCCTAAAGAAAATTCAATTTAACCCAGCACACGATACACTGTGGTTAGCCGGTGACCTGGTCAATCGCGGCCCCAAATCACTCGAAGTGCTGCAATTCGCATACGAGCATCAGGATGTTTGTCAGCTGGTGCTTGGCAATCATGACTTAAGCATGCTCGCCAGTTTTTACACCAAAGCAAAACTACCGAAGAAAAGCGATCTGCATACCATTTTCGCTGCCGATAACATCAAGAAAGTAATGAAGTGGCTGCGTAAACAGCCGATGGCAATTTACGACAAGAACCTGAATGCCCTGATGACCCATGCTGGTGTGCCGCCACAATGGGGACTTAAGACAACGCTTGCCTGTGCTTATGAGCTGGAAGAAGTATTGGCTAAAAAAGCTAGCGCAAAAGACTTCTTCAAACATATGTATGGCAACAAGCCAGCTCTTTGGAGTAATAAGCTTGAAGGTATCGAACGCCTCCGTTATATCACCAATGCACTGACTCGAATGCGCTTTGTCCATCACGATGGCACCCTGGATTTCAAAAGCAAATCTTCACCAGGTAAACAGGCCAAGGGATTATTCCCCTGGTATGAGATGACAGAAATCGGCCATCAAACCCGACTGGTTTTTGGCCATTGGGCGGCACTGAATGGAAAGTGCCCGATACCTAACTTACACGCTCTTGATACTGGCTGTGTCTGGGGCAATAAGCTCACTGCGCTACGGCTTGAAGACGAAAAGCGCTTTAGTGTTAAAGCGCTATAA
- a CDS encoding SDR family oxidoreductase encodes MSHLKDKTVMVTGASSGFGLACAKSFAQKGCKVIAAARRKERLDDLKQELKQELGEDRVIVLPLDVTSEEQVNSMFDAIPEEYSKIDILVNNAGLALGLEPAHQADLTDWNRMVDTNIKGLYLMTRKILPGMVERKSGHIINIGSIAGNYAYPGGNAYGATKAFVKQFSRNLRADLLGTQVRVTNIEPGLAETEFSLVRFHGDKDKADNVYKGANPLTAEDIAASVLWAAEQPQHVNINSIELMPTSQAWAALAIDKVLG; translated from the coding sequence ATGAGTCATCTGAAAGATAAAACGGTAATGGTTACTGGGGCAAGCTCTGGATTTGGCCTGGCCTGTGCAAAATCATTTGCTCAAAAGGGTTGTAAAGTGATTGCAGCAGCTCGACGAAAAGAACGACTGGATGATTTGAAACAGGAGTTAAAGCAGGAGCTTGGCGAAGATAGAGTAATTGTTCTGCCATTGGACGTGACATCGGAAGAACAGGTTAACTCCATGTTTGACGCTATTCCTGAAGAGTATTCTAAAATTGATATTTTGGTTAACAATGCAGGTTTGGCATTGGGACTTGAACCGGCGCATCAGGCTGATTTAACTGACTGGAACCGTATGGTGGACACCAATATTAAAGGCCTGTATCTGATGACTCGAAAAATTCTGCCTGGCATGGTGGAGCGCAAGTCTGGACACATTATCAATATTGGTTCAATTGCTGGCAACTATGCTTATCCCGGTGGTAATGCATACGGTGCAACAAAAGCATTTGTAAAACAGTTCAGCCGAAACTTGCGAGCCGACTTACTGGGCACTCAGGTTCGTGTCACCAATATCGAACCGGGCCTTGCCGAAACTGAGTTTTCTTTGGTGCGCTTCCATGGTGACAAAGATAAGGCTGACAATGTTTACAAAGGGGCGAACCCATTGACTGCTGAAGATATCGCGGCATCAGTTTTGTGGGCTGCTGAGCAACCGCAACACGTCAATATCAATAGTATCGAATTAATGCCAACCTCGCAGGCTTGGGCTGCACTGGCGATTGATAAAGTGCTTGGTTAA
- the gmk gene encoding guanylate kinase, protein MTTMTPINTIAKGTLYVVSAPSGAGKTSLLKAVLRKLPELKVSISHTTRPQRPGEQDGVDYHFIDQTTFQQMLTEHRFLEHAQVFDNFYGTSRDWLEAQLVDGHDVILEIDWQGARQVRKLMPESCGIFILPPSREELLSRLTNRGQDSDEVIARRMAAATAEMKHYDEYDYVVINDDFDIACDELAAIFTARRLRIESQKIRQHHLINNLLSDTME, encoded by the coding sequence ATGACGACTATGACGCCTATCAACACCATCGCTAAAGGTACCCTTTATGTGGTTTCGGCACCTTCTGGGGCAGGTAAGACAAGCCTATTGAAGGCTGTTCTTCGAAAATTGCCCGAACTAAAGGTTTCGATTTCGCATACGACTCGCCCACAAAGACCTGGCGAGCAGGACGGCGTTGATTATCATTTTATCGATCAGACCACTTTCCAGCAGATGCTGACTGAGCACCGTTTTTTAGAGCATGCACAAGTTTTCGATAACTTTTATGGTACCAGCCGCGACTGGCTGGAAGCACAACTGGTCGATGGTCATGATGTGATTCTGGAAATTGACTGGCAGGGTGCGCGTCAGGTTCGCAAGTTAATGCCTGAGTCATGCGGTATTTTTATTCTGCCTCCATCACGTGAAGAATTACTGAGTCGCCTAACCAACCGCGGTCAGGATAGTGATGAAGTAATTGCCAGACGAATGGCGGCTGCTACTGCAGAAATGAAACACTACGACGAATACGATTATGTGGTGATCAATGATGACTTTGATATCGCCTGTGATGAACTGGCGGCCATTTTCACCGCACGTCGCCTGCGCATTGAAAGTCAGAAGATCCGTCAGCATCATTTAATCAATAACCTGCTATCAGATACTATGGAGTAG